One window of the Epinephelus moara isolate mb chromosome 22, YSFRI_EMoa_1.0, whole genome shotgun sequence genome contains the following:
- the wipf3 gene encoding WAS/WASL-interacting protein family member 3 isoform X2, producing MPAPPPPPPPPLAPPPPPPPPPPSSALPQCPSEPPKLQSGGGGGGGRNALLADIQKGARLKKVTQVNDRSAPIVDKPKAGTGDVSSSVGASQGSSGGMAPAGPSLGGLFAGGFPTLKPIGQRDVAGKTPVSRSSSSASLKPQWNAPTPADTSSVSEPHRTLELRSSVHRQLAPSSSAPPSPSHSSRHLPPFPTSSPPPPPPPPAPPSALPPPPPPQAFQDRPANKPPPLPSCPPPPPPSQVTKPTWLPIQHSYHTTISQPSTPPPPPPPPPFQPPSAVPGDRSSGCFYPPPPVHSEPSRFPILRDSPLGPPPPPPPPPLPASFTPSCPSTLPPPPPKVAAVPSPTMRSLPPSYPCNAPTRRPPAVPRSAGVGRLAPPPAPPARSPSTELSSRIPPPPPPPPLPPSSLRNGHLHSLDDFESKFQFHPVEDFPPPEEFKPFPRIYPSKENRVNPKPPGIRTHLR from the exons ATGCCAgcgccccctcctccccctccgcCTCCCCTGGCTCCCCCTCCACCACCGCCGCCACCGCCGCCAAGCTCTGCCCTGCCACAG TGTCCGTCGGAGCCTCCTAAGCTCCAgtctggtggaggaggaggaggtggaaggaATGCCCTGCTGGCCGACATCCAGAAGGGAGCCAGACTGAAGAAAGTCACACAGGTCAACGACCGCAGTGCCCCCATCGTTGATA AGCCCAAGGCGGGCACTGGAGATGTATCCAGCAGTGTTGGTGCTTCTCAGGGCTCATCAGGAGGGATGGCACCTGCGGGGCCCTCTTTGGGTGGGCTCTTTGCTGGAGGGTTCCCCACTCTCAAGCCTATAGGACAAAGAGATGTAGCAGGCAAGACTCCAG tgtcacGGTCAAGCTCCTCAGCCTCCCTGAAGCCTCAGTGGAACGCCCCCACCCCAGCAGACACGAGCAGCGTCTCCGAACCTCACAGGACGTTGGAGCTCCGAAGCTCCGTCCATCGTCAACTCGCTCCCTCatcctctgctcctccctccCCATCGCACAGCAGCAGACACTTACCTCCTTTCcctacctcctctccccctccccctccacctccaccggCTCCCCCCTCTGCCCTCCCCCCGCCTCCCCCACCCCAAGCCTTCCAGGACCGGCCGGCTAATAAGCCACCGCCTCTCCCctcctgccctcctcctccccctccatctCAGGTCACAAAGCCCACCTGGCTCCCCATCCAGCACTCCTACCACACCACCATCTCCCAGCCttctactcctcctcctccacctcctcctccacctttccAACCTCCCTCTGCTGTTCCAGGGGACCGCTCCTCAGGGTGCTTCTATCCTCCACCCCCAGTCCATTCTGAGCCTTCCAGGTTCCCCATCCTGCGAGACAGCCCACTGggacctcctcctccacctcctcccccacCCCTCCCGGCTTCTTTCACCCCCAGTTGCCCATCCACCCtacctcctccaccacccaAGGTGGCTGCAGTGCCCTCGCCGACCATGCGCTCTTTGCCTCCCTCGTACCCCTGCAATGCTCCCACCAGACGGCCACCTGCTGTACCCAGAAGTGCAG GAGTGGGTCGCCtagctcctcctccagctcccccGGCACGTTCCCCCTCTACTGAGCTGTCCAGCcgcattcctcctcctccaccaccacctcccctGCCGCCATCAAGTCTCAGGAATGGACACCTGCACAGCCTGG ATGACTTTGAATCCAAGTTCCAGTTCCACCCCGTAGAGGACTTCCCCCCTCCGGAAGAATTCAAGCCTTTCCCTCGGATCTACCCcagcaaagaaaacagag TGAACCCCAAACCACCTGGGATTAGGACACACCTCAGATGA
- the wipf3 gene encoding WAS/WASL-interacting protein family member 3 isoform X1: MPAPPPPPPPPLAPPPPPPPPPPSSALPQCPSEPPKLQSGGGGGGGRNALLADIQKGARLKKVTQVNDRSAPIVDKPKAGTGDVSSSVGASQGSSGGMAPAGPSLGGLFAGGFPTLKPIGQRDVAGKTPVSRSSSSASLKPQWNAPTPADTSSVSEPHRTLELRSSVHRQLAPSSSAPPSPSHSSRHLPPFPTSSPPPPPPPPAPPSALPPPPPPQAFQDRPANKPPPLPSCPPPPPPSQVTKPTWLPIQHSYHTTISQPSTPPPPPPPPPFQPPSAVPGDRSSGCFYPPPPVHSEPSRFPILRDSPLGPPPPPPPPPLPASFTPSCPSTLPPPPPKVAAVPSPTMRSLPPSYPCNAPTRRPPAVPRSAGVGRLAPPPAPPARSPSTELSSRIPPPPPPPPLPPSSLRNGHLHSLADDFESKFQFHPVEDFPPPEEFKPFPRIYPSKENRVNPKPPGIRTHLR; this comes from the exons ATGCCAgcgccccctcctccccctccgcCTCCCCTGGCTCCCCCTCCACCACCGCCGCCACCGCCGCCAAGCTCTGCCCTGCCACAG TGTCCGTCGGAGCCTCCTAAGCTCCAgtctggtggaggaggaggaggtggaaggaATGCCCTGCTGGCCGACATCCAGAAGGGAGCCAGACTGAAGAAAGTCACACAGGTCAACGACCGCAGTGCCCCCATCGTTGATA AGCCCAAGGCGGGCACTGGAGATGTATCCAGCAGTGTTGGTGCTTCTCAGGGCTCATCAGGAGGGATGGCACCTGCGGGGCCCTCTTTGGGTGGGCTCTTTGCTGGAGGGTTCCCCACTCTCAAGCCTATAGGACAAAGAGATGTAGCAGGCAAGACTCCAG tgtcacGGTCAAGCTCCTCAGCCTCCCTGAAGCCTCAGTGGAACGCCCCCACCCCAGCAGACACGAGCAGCGTCTCCGAACCTCACAGGACGTTGGAGCTCCGAAGCTCCGTCCATCGTCAACTCGCTCCCTCatcctctgctcctccctccCCATCGCACAGCAGCAGACACTTACCTCCTTTCcctacctcctctccccctccccctccacctccaccggCTCCCCCCTCTGCCCTCCCCCCGCCTCCCCCACCCCAAGCCTTCCAGGACCGGCCGGCTAATAAGCCACCGCCTCTCCCctcctgccctcctcctccccctccatctCAGGTCACAAAGCCCACCTGGCTCCCCATCCAGCACTCCTACCACACCACCATCTCCCAGCCttctactcctcctcctccacctcctcctccacctttccAACCTCCCTCTGCTGTTCCAGGGGACCGCTCCTCAGGGTGCTTCTATCCTCCACCCCCAGTCCATTCTGAGCCTTCCAGGTTCCCCATCCTGCGAGACAGCCCACTGggacctcctcctccacctcctcccccacCCCTCCCGGCTTCTTTCACCCCCAGTTGCCCATCCACCCtacctcctccaccacccaAGGTGGCTGCAGTGCCCTCGCCGACCATGCGCTCTTTGCCTCCCTCGTACCCCTGCAATGCTCCCACCAGACGGCCACCTGCTGTACCCAGAAGTGCAG GAGTGGGTCGCCtagctcctcctccagctcccccGGCACGTTCCCCCTCTACTGAGCTGTCCAGCcgcattcctcctcctccaccaccacctcccctGCCGCCATCAAGTCTCAGGAATGGACACCTGCACAGCCTGG CAGATGACTTTGAATCCAAGTTCCAGTTCCACCCCGTAGAGGACTTCCCCCCTCCGGAAGAATTCAAGCCTTTCCCTCGGATCTACCCcagcaaagaaaacagag TGAACCCCAAACCACCTGGGATTAGGACACACCTCAGATGA
- the LOC126383998 gene encoding peptidyl-prolyl cis-trans isomerase FKBP14-like codes for MLLTVLSWLCSSLLVSVSGGKLPEAEVNIEVMHRPFLCHRKSKYGDILLVHHEGYFENGTMFHNSRAEGDRQPMWFTLGIKEVIKGWDKGLQDMCSGEKRRLVVPPALAYGKEGSGKIPPESTLTFVIEVLEIRNGPRSHESFQEMDLNDDWRLSRQEVKEYLRKEFERHGYPPNDTLHENMVEDIFTKEDKNKDGFISSREFTYKHDEL; via the exons ATGCTGCTGACCGTGCTGAGCTGGCTCTGCTCCTCCCTGCTAGTGTCTGTCAGCGGGGGGAAGCTGCCTGAAGCTGAGGTGAACATAGAAGTTATGCACAGACCTTTTCTGTGTCACCGAAAATCAAAGTATGGAGACATCCTGCTCGTGCACCATGAGGGATACTTTGAGAATGGGACCATGTTTCACAACAG TCGAGCCGAAGGTGACAGGCAGCCAATGTGGTTCACGCTGGGCATCAAAGAAGTAATCAAAGGCTGGGATAAAGGCCTGCAGGACATGTGCTctggagagaagaggagactTGTCGTACCTCCAGCTCTGGCCTATGGGAAGGAAGGAAGCG GTAAGATCCCACCTGAAAGCACACTGACCTTCGTCATCGAGGTGCTTGAGATCAGAAATGGACCGAGGTCACATGAATCCTTCCAGGAGATGGATCTCAACGATGACTGGAGGCTCTCCAGGCAGGAG GTGAAGGAGTATCTGAGGAAAGAGTTTGAGCGTCATGGCTACCCACCCAACGACACTCTACATGAGAACATGGTGGAGGACATCTTTACCAAAGAGGATAAGAACAAAGATGGCTTCATATCTTCACGAGAGTTTACTTACAAACACGATGAACTTTAA